In Pseudophryne corroboree isolate aPseCor3 chromosome 2, aPseCor3.hap2, whole genome shotgun sequence, the sequence actaggagaaaaagatttaccggtaggtttaaaatattatattTTGGGTGGCGCACTACCCCTACTTTTAATATGGGAAGGGGGCCCAATGTGTATGGTTTCACCTGGGCCCACAATTTTCTAGTTCCgcaccggtgtgtgtgtgtgtgtgtgtgtgtgtgtgtgtgagtgtgtatttatctatttgttaaaaaaaaattgtactgaATCAGATTTAAATAGCTCTTATTAACATAATTTAGTAATACAAAATAtcgacaaagttttttttttttttttaatattagcaAGTTAAGTAGTTAAAGATTTTTGCTGAAGTTGCCCTTTCACTGGCTGGGCTCAGTATAATAGTTTTGTGCCCCTGCTGAGACACACTGAATCATGCTGAggcacaatgcatctgcattatcctTCTACTCTCCAATATTCCCACGGTGCTAACTGTGCCCTGCCTCTGACTGCCAGAGAACCACCAGAGAAGCGTGACTTTGTAGACCTCAGATCGGAGGGAGATCTGTGAACTATGCCTGTAACAGAACCATCTGCAAAGCGTGACTTCAAGGATCTCAGATTGGAGGGAGATCTGTGGATTATGCCTAtaaacagtactgtatgtaaagcgTGACTCTGGTCAGCTGAACATTTACAGATATCCCTCCCGTCAGAGATGCCTCCCCCTTCTTTAAGAGGCAGATCCCAATCAGATAGCTTCTCCAGAATAAGTGATGTGCAGAGCATAACCAGCATTGCATTTCTACGACAGTCACAGAGCTCAGCCAATAGCAACTCATCTTTAGGCTAGGAATGGGGTGCTAATGGCTGAGCTCTGTATTGGTCACATGACAAAAATGCTGGTTACGCTCTGCTGAGGGCTCACTCAAGGGGAGCTAACTGATTGGTGTTGTGTGAGTGCCggtgatatataaaaaaaatccgGGTTGAGCAACCGTGAAATTGATCCTGGGGAGAACACAGCCCTCATCCATGTCACATGCGCCTATATGGCATCAAACCTCCTCCACATGCAAATTCTAACTCTTTAAAAGTCCTTCTTTCCTCACCTTAACAGTTACTCCTATTGACGCCTGCTGGATCCCATGTAGCATAATGGGTGGTGGGAGGGTACAATATACTGGTTCAACTCCTCATCCTGGTTCGATGGCCAGCATGAATTAAGAGCATCTGACTGGCCCTGGGAAGACCCTTAGAGGCAGTGATTGGTTATGAGGACAGCACTGTATGATTGGCCAGAGTGCTCCTTAAGTACACCGGCAACTTTTTCTGTATGAATAGACTGCAGGACGATCAGATGTCAGGCAGAGCGCCTCAGCAGCATAGGAGCCCTCCTCTAACTACTTTTACTATAAAGaatgaaggttcaaaaagggttgcgattacctaaaggataaaaaaaatgggcagactagatgggccaagtggttcttatctgccgtcaaattctatgtttctatgtttactatGTTCCGCCAGCCCTGTGCATCTTGCTGACATGATGATAGTACAATTTTTATGTGGTAGCCTGGAACTGTAGTCCCATCCACCCCACTGTCAATCAGGTCATGGGTGCACTTACCCAATGTAACTCAAAGCTTCAAAAACACAAAAGTGGCAAATATAATGAAATAAGTTACAGATGTAGCCGTATGCTACGCGGCATAGCTGGCGTGACTAGCGTGACCATGACTAGGACGCAAGTGTGCACGTGTATGTCCATAGGTGTTAATGGAGATATCGCGCGCTGCAAATAGTCGCAgcttggcatgccatgcagcaatctGAAATACAACCTGCCGCATCGCAGCTAAGTTGATCAGACAACATAATGTTTGCAGATTTGCACTGTGCACCTCTGGATATGCACCAGACATACGACAACAGTCGTAACAATAAATTATGTCCACTAATAATTGGAAGAAAGATTTTTGCAGAAATAAGCCTATTGTACATTATGGAATACGGGGCTCATAGAGAGTAAAAGTGAAAACTTGGGAAGTAATTACAACCTGTGGTCTaacctttttttttgttatttgtctTTCCCAGGACATTGTTTTCGTGGATCCTGTTCTCTTAAATCTTTTCTATGACTGTGCCTCCGGGTCCTAATGTAAAATTCATGGATGAAGAAATACTTTAAaaagcacaggagagagagagctTGGGCTAATTCAGGCATCTATAAAACATATTGTCATCATTTTACAAAGGTAAAAGGCTTACAAGAATGTTTAAGGTGTTGCTACTGTTCAGTGCCAGCAGGGAATATCTGTTACCCATGTTCTTGTACAATGCAATAGAAGTAACTGTCTGCTACGTGTGACCCACCGCTCACTATGAGGCTGTCCTGTGTCTTCTGGCCACGACTGTTTTGGGCCTTCTTTTTTTGGCGATCAGTCATAACAATGGTAGAAGCATCTCCACTGAACTGCCAGGGTACCTGTGTTTGTGCCAGTGACGTCATCACTTGTTCCAAGAAGAACCTTACCATAGTTCCCAGTGGTCTACCGAAGTACATAGCAATGTTGGATCTCAGTCACAACAACTTGACACGTCTGAGGGCTGAATGGACTACAAGTCCCCTAAAGAGACTGCACACATTATTGCTCTCGCACAATTTTATCACCTTTGTATCGTCTGAGGCTTTCATTTTGACTCCAAACCTGCGGCACTTGGACCTGTCCTGTAATAAACTGCGTACACTCGAGGAGAATGCATTTAGTTATTTGGAAAACCTGGAGGTCCTCCTTCTCTTCAAAAATGCAATTGTAGATATTGATCGCAGTGCTTTTGATGAAATGAAGCATTTGCAGAAACTATACTTGAGCCATAATTTAATGCAACGCTTTCCTCTTGAGCTTGTCAAGGATGGAGAAAAATTGCCAGAGTTGTCATTCCTTGATCTGTCCTTCAATCATATAAGAAATCTCCCAGTGCCACAGCTGAGGACACTACCTGCCTGGCTGAGCAACAGGCTTTACTTACATGGAAACCAACTGACCTGCAACTGTGAATTGTATGGACTTTTCTGGAATTGGCATGTCCGAGAGTTGGCATCCACTGTGGATTTCCGAGAAGAACTacgctgtcatccaccctttcagcAAAGGACCCTTTTAGTAAGTGTTTTTTCCCTTAATAGTAGTGAGGGAATGAACTGCAGCATTGTACGAAAAACTGGACTGGAGGCATATTTGGAGGAAACAGTCACTTTAAACTGTGATACTAAACAAAGACATGTGAGCCAGGTTTGGATCACTCCTGGCAATGAGTGGATACACAAACACTCTGATGGGACTCAGAAAAATCGTAGCATATCTGTGCTGAGTAATGGCAGTCTGCAAATTAAAAAAATCCGCTTggaggacagagggacatacacatgcTATGCCCAAGGGGAAGCCCTGAATGAGACTCTGTATGTAACCCTCAGTGTGTTCAACTTCACACAGCATGAGCACCCAGACACACTCAATACAGCATACACCACACTTGTGGGCTGCGTGGCTAGTGTCATCCTAGTGCTGATCTATTTATACTTGACACCGTGCCGCTGCTGGTGTCGGCCAGGTGATAAGGATCAAGGAGAAGACAGGGATAGCATCCGCTCCTCAGTCCTCAGTGCCACCCCAAACCATGAGACCACCAGTGACAAAGCAGCTCTCAGCCGTCATGTGGCATTTCTGGACCCCCCTGGAGATCGGCGTGGTC encodes:
- the AMIGO1 gene encoding amphoterin-induced protein 1, whose product is MRLSCVFWPRLFWAFFFWRSVITMVEASPLNCQGTCVCASDVITCSKKNLTIVPSGLPKYIAMLDLSHNNLTRLRAEWTTSPLKRLHTLLLSHNFITFVSSEAFILTPNLRHLDLSCNKLRTLEENAFSYLENLEVLLLFKNAIVDIDRSAFDEMKHLQKLYLSHNLMQRFPLELVKDGEKLPELSFLDLSFNHIRNLPVPQLRTLPAWLSNRLYLHGNQLTCNCELYGLFWNWHVRELASTVDFREELRCHPPFQQRTLLVSVFSLNSSEGMNCSIVRKTGLEAYLEETVTLNCDTKQRHVSQVWITPGNEWIHKHSDGTQKNRSISVLSNGSLQIKKIRLEDRGTYTCYAQGEALNETLYVTLSVFNFTQHEHPDTLNTAYTTLVGCVASVILVLIYLYLTPCRCWCRPGDKDQGEDRDSIRSSVLSATPNHETTSDKAALSRHVAFLDPPGDRRGQNGKLKPNGSQEAHGVKSNALQPSSPHRRLSDPGSISSVFSDTPIVV